A genome region from Bradyrhizobium commune includes the following:
- a CDS encoding di-heme oxidoredictase family protein, with protein MPSYFSRILLAASIVLLLTDHSFAQRDPGVRGGLQNTGGGLQAQGIKIPVPPLIVRNGNTQISDNEKRSFYEGILRAGQLESSCDNCAMVTDGSPAPKNPINGLKELDPIFPQFTTNSNGLGARHNADQCFGCHFQPTLGGSGGFLVPNPVDLAKFGPGAARPPENPQFDLIPHRFGKQNIVPSFEERYGPIREVRFIHKVDANGDFIRDSNGALIADGGVHQLWTVKGISNDPTIPNCSLTQPNFEKQLRQNNLAFRIPLQMTGLGLIDSIQDREILARQAATQGARTALGIAGRPNRSGNDGTITRFGWKAQNKSLTMFSGEAYNVEMGITNELFPTATEEDPACNGPNKPEPNDVTRMDSDDEINQSFFNPLHVLADWMQFTLLMRFTDGPQPAPNPSPSAIRGRQLFSDVGCALCHTPTMQTAPVMNSAVLQNRPVNLFSDLLLHDMGAGLADGVSQGQAGPSEFRTTPLWGVGQRIFFLHDGRTSDLVDAIRAHRSNGSEANAVIGAFSNLQISDKQAILDFLRSL; from the coding sequence ATGCCCTCGTATTTTTCTCGCATTCTTTTGGCTGCAAGCATCGTTCTCCTGCTCACCGATCACAGCTTCGCTCAACGAGACCCCGGAGTGCGCGGCGGCCTGCAAAACACGGGAGGCGGGCTTCAGGCCCAAGGCATCAAGATTCCCGTGCCGCCGCTCATCGTCAGGAACGGCAATACCCAGATCAGCGACAATGAGAAGCGATCGTTCTACGAAGGCATCCTCCGCGCCGGGCAGTTGGAATCAAGCTGCGATAACTGCGCGATGGTGACCGACGGCTCACCCGCGCCGAAAAATCCGATCAACGGGCTCAAGGAGCTCGACCCGATTTTTCCGCAGTTCACCACCAATTCGAACGGGCTCGGTGCACGCCACAATGCCGACCAGTGCTTCGGGTGCCACTTTCAGCCGACATTGGGCGGATCCGGCGGCTTCCTGGTTCCCAATCCGGTCGATCTCGCGAAATTCGGGCCAGGAGCTGCCCGGCCACCAGAGAATCCGCAATTCGATCTGATCCCGCACCGCTTCGGCAAGCAGAACATCGTTCCTTCTTTTGAAGAGCGGTACGGGCCGATCCGGGAGGTGCGGTTCATCCACAAGGTCGATGCCAACGGCGATTTCATTCGCGACAGCAACGGCGCGCTCATAGCGGATGGCGGCGTGCATCAACTCTGGACGGTCAAGGGCATCAGCAACGATCCAACGATTCCGAATTGTTCGTTGACCCAGCCGAATTTCGAAAAGCAGCTGCGGCAGAACAACCTCGCGTTCCGGATTCCCTTGCAGATGACCGGTCTCGGTCTGATCGACTCGATCCAGGATCGCGAAATCCTTGCGCGCCAAGCGGCGACGCAGGGCGCGCGAACGGCATTGGGTATCGCCGGCCGACCCAATCGCAGCGGCAATGATGGCACCATCACCCGCTTCGGCTGGAAAGCGCAGAACAAGTCGCTCACCATGTTCTCGGGCGAGGCCTACAACGTCGAAATGGGCATCACCAATGAGTTGTTTCCCACTGCGACCGAGGAGGATCCGGCGTGCAACGGTCCCAACAAGCCGGAACCGAACGACGTCACGCGTATGGATTCCGACGACGAGATCAACCAGTCTTTCTTCAATCCGCTGCATGTTCTCGCGGATTGGATGCAATTCACCTTGCTGATGCGTTTCACGGACGGTCCGCAGCCTGCGCCGAACCCGAGTCCCAGTGCCATTCGTGGCAGGCAGTTGTTCAGCGATGTCGGCTGCGCGCTCTGTCATACGCCGACGATGCAGACGGCGCCGGTGATGAACAGCGCAGTGCTGCAGAACCGGCCCGTCAACCTGTTCTCGGACCTGCTCTTGCACGACATGGGCGCGGGCCTCGCGGATGGTGTCAGCCAGGGTCAGGCCGGTCCGAGCGAATTCCGGACCACGCCGCTGTGGGGCGTCGGTCAGCGCATCTTCTTCCTGCATGACGGGCGAACCAGCGACCTGGTCGACGCAATCAGGGCGCATCGTTCGAACGGATCGGAGGCCAACGCAGTCATCGGAGCATTCAGCAATCTGCAGATCTCCGACAAGCAGGCCATCCTGGACTTCCTGCGCTCGCTCTGA
- a CDS encoding nuclear transport factor 2 family protein produces the protein MSTKTFTRTAPPEWLLAMWKEIDDKTFGKGFDCFAEDAICNLGVADWHGREAIRNNLRQFIDRGFTALHDVIEFWDSPLLKIFRGEVSMRFDDPNIASVRPTMVHFFYMDEKDPTKVKHWIGAVGPTGF, from the coding sequence ATGAGCACGAAAACCTTCACCAGGACCGCGCCGCCCGAATGGCTTCTCGCGATGTGGAAGGAAATCGACGACAAGACGTTCGGCAAGGGCTTTGACTGCTTCGCCGAAGACGCGATCTGCAATCTCGGCGTCGCCGACTGGCACGGCCGCGAGGCAATCCGCAACAATCTGCGGCAATTCATCGACCGCGGCTTCACCGCGCTTCACGACGTCATCGAGTTCTGGGACAGCCCGCTGCTCAAGATCTTTCGCGGCGAAGTCTCGATGCGCTTCGACGATCCCAACATCGCGTCCGTGCGACCGACGATGGTCCATTTCTTCTATATGGACGAAAAGGATCCCACCAAGGTCAAGCACTGGATCGGTGCGGTCGGACCGACCGGCTTCTAG
- a CDS encoding DJ-1/PfpI family protein produces the protein MIPPETHLQIGSLLFDGLDQIDLTGPFEVLSRIPNATYRVYAKTTTPVRDVKGLQLTPDATLVEAPRLDVLHVPGGFGQEAMMEDEEILAWIERQVAGAGHVFSVCTGALLLGAAGLLRGRRATTHWASFHLLPLFGAIPVNERVVVDGNWVFAAGVTAGIDGALRLAAELRGDDVARAIQLYMQYAPEPPFDSGTPERAAGPILDQAKRAVAAITAQREATARRVAARLGIAASNL, from the coding sequence ATGATCCCGCCCGAGACCCATTTGCAAATCGGATCCCTGCTGTTCGACGGCCTCGACCAGATCGATCTCACCGGCCCCTTCGAGGTGCTGTCGCGCATCCCCAACGCGACCTATCGCGTCTATGCAAAAACGACCACCCCCGTTCGCGACGTTAAAGGCTTGCAGCTGACGCCGGATGCGACGCTCGTCGAGGCGCCCCGGCTCGACGTGCTTCATGTGCCGGGCGGCTTCGGCCAGGAAGCCATGATGGAGGACGAGGAGATCCTGGCCTGGATCGAGAGGCAGGTCGCAGGCGCCGGCCACGTTTTCTCCGTCTGCACGGGCGCCTTGCTGCTCGGCGCCGCAGGACTGTTGCGCGGACGCCGGGCAACGACCCATTGGGCTTCGTTTCACCTGCTGCCGTTGTTCGGCGCCATTCCCGTCAACGAACGGGTCGTCGTCGACGGCAATTGGGTCTTCGCTGCCGGTGTCACGGCCGGAATTGACGGCGCGCTGCGGCTCGCAGCCGAGCTCCGCGGCGACGACGTCGCGCGCGCAATCCAGCTCTACATGCAGTACGCGCCGGAGCCGCCGTTCGACAGCGGCACGCCGGAGCGCGCCGCCGGCCCGATCCTCGACCAGGCGAAGAGGGCGGTGGCCGCCATCACCGCGCAGCGGGAGGCAACGGCCCGGCGCGTCGCGGCGAGGCTCGGGATCGCCGCCTCCAATCTCTGA
- a CDS encoding SPW repeat protein, translated as MGVWLIASPWLLGFPHTRAMHLSIGFGIVIVLLALLDLFLHYEKRHPEDMPAKSGRETAHQ; from the coding sequence ATGGGCGTCTGGCTCATCGCCTCGCCCTGGTTGCTCGGATTTCCTCATACGCGGGCGATGCATCTGAGCATCGGATTCGGGATCGTCATCGTGCTTCTGGCGCTGCTTGATCTCTTCCTGCATTACGAGAAGAGGCATCCGGAGGATATGCCCGCGAAGTCTGGACGGGAGACGGCGCACCAGTAA
- the tuf gene encoding elongation factor Tu, which translates to MSKEKFTRLKPNCNVGTIGHVDHGKTTLTAALTKVSADYGWGAFVSYQDVAKASAAQGTRDDSKILTIATSHVEFSTAARHYSHVDCPGHADYVKNMITGAAQMDGAILVVSAADGPMPQTREHILLARQVGVPRIVVFLNKCDVADDPELVDLVEIEVRDLLSKYAYDGDNAPVIRGSAIQALRGETGPLADQAILKLFEALDSFIEVPERPKDRPFLMPIEGVQSISGRGTVVTGLIERGTVKLGDEVEIVGLGETRKSVVTGIETYRKILEQGQAGDNVGCLLRGIDREAVQRGQVLSRPGAAKPHRAFRAEVYVLTKDEGGRHTPFFGNYRPQFYFRTADVTGTVQLGDGVEMIMPGDSAELTIELNKAIALEERSRFAIREGNRTVGAGVVTAIVE; encoded by the coding sequence ATGTCCAAAGAGAAGTTCACTCGCCTCAAGCCCAACTGCAACGTGGGCACGATCGGCCATGTGGACCACGGCAAGACGACGCTGACGGCGGCGCTGACGAAGGTCTCGGCCGATTACGGCTGGGGCGCGTTCGTCTCCTATCAGGACGTCGCCAAGGCATCGGCTGCGCAAGGTACGCGTGACGATTCCAAGATCCTGACGATTGCGACGAGCCACGTCGAGTTTTCGACGGCGGCGCGGCACTACTCGCACGTCGACTGTCCGGGCCACGCCGATTATGTGAAGAACATGATCACCGGCGCGGCGCAGATGGACGGCGCGATCCTGGTCGTCTCCGCCGCGGACGGGCCGATGCCGCAGACGCGCGAGCATATCCTGCTGGCGCGGCAGGTCGGCGTGCCGCGCATCGTGGTGTTCCTGAACAAGTGCGATGTCGCGGATGACCCTGAGCTCGTCGATCTCGTCGAGATCGAGGTGCGTGATCTCCTGTCGAAGTATGCTTACGACGGGGACAACGCGCCGGTCATTCGCGGCTCGGCGATCCAGGCGCTGCGGGGCGAGACCGGTCCGCTGGCGGATCAGGCCATCCTGAAGCTGTTCGAGGCGCTCGATAGTTTCATCGAGGTGCCCGAGCGGCCGAAGGATCGTCCGTTCCTGATGCCGATCGAGGGCGTTCAGTCGATCTCCGGCCGCGGCACCGTCGTGACCGGGCTGATCGAGCGCGGCACCGTCAAGCTCGGCGACGAGGTCGAGATCGTCGGTCTCGGCGAGACGCGCAAGTCGGTGGTGACGGGCATCGAGACCTACCGGAAGATCCTCGAGCAGGGGCAGGCCGGCGACAATGTCGGCTGTCTGCTGCGCGGGATCGACCGGGAGGCGGTGCAGCGGGGTCAGGTGCTGTCGCGGCCGGGTGCTGCGAAGCCGCACCGGGCCTTCCGGGCGGAGGTGTACGTGCTGACGAAGGACGAAGGCGGGCGGCACACGCCCTTCTTCGGGAACTACCGTCCGCAGTTCTACTTCCGCACGGCGGACGTCACCGGCACGGTCCAGCTCGGCGATGGCGTCGAGATGATCATGCCGGGCGACAGCGCCGAGCTCACGATCGAGCTCAACAAGGCGATCGCCCTCGAAGAGCGGTCGCGCTTCGCGATCCGTGAAGGCAACCGCACCGTCGGTGCCGGTGTCGTGACCGCAATCGTGGAGTAA
- the pcaH gene encoding protocatechuate 3,4-dioxygenase subunit beta, with amino-acid sequence MHAQAPALRDPRLNRPEPFRLSDGGFFQRDRSIHPPAHAPGYKSSVLRSPRQALLSIENSVSEITGPVFGHDDLGPLDNDLIRNYAKDGDPVGERIIVHGRVLDETGRGVPNTLVEFWQANAGGRYRHRKDTYLAPIDPNFGGCGRALTDDTGYYYFRTVKPGPYPWRNFVNSWRPAHIHFSVFGSGFVQRLITQMYFEGDPLIPVCPILTTIPDKDALERLVAPLDLNASTPFDSLAYRFDIVLRGQRSTYFENRPEGN; translated from the coding sequence ATGCATGCCCAGGCGCCAGCCTTAAGGGATCCCCGCCTCAACCGCCCCGAGCCGTTCAGGCTAAGCGACGGCGGCTTCTTCCAGCGCGACCGCTCGATCCATCCGCCGGCGCACGCGCCCGGCTACAAATCCTCGGTGCTGCGCTCGCCGCGCCAGGCGCTGCTGTCGATCGAGAATTCGGTGTCGGAGATCACCGGGCCGGTGTTCGGCCACGACGATCTCGGTCCGCTCGACAACGATCTGATCCGCAACTACGCCAAGGACGGCGATCCCGTCGGCGAACGCATCATCGTCCACGGCCGCGTGCTCGACGAGACCGGGCGCGGCGTGCCGAACACGCTGGTCGAGTTCTGGCAGGCCAATGCCGGCGGCCGCTATCGGCACAGGAAGGACACGTATCTGGCGCCGATCGATCCGAATTTCGGCGGCTGCGGCCGCGCGCTGACGGACGACACCGGCTATTATTACTTCCGCACCGTGAAGCCCGGTCCCTATCCCTGGCGCAACTTCGTCAACAGCTGGCGCCCCGCCCACATCCACTTCTCGGTGTTCGGCTCGGGCTTCGTGCAGCGGCTGATCACGCAGATGTACTTTGAGGGCGATCCGCTGATCCCGGTCTGCCCGATCCTGACCACCATCCCGGACAAGGACGCGCTGGAGCGCCTGGTGGCGCCGCTCGATCTCAATGCGTCGACGCCGTTCGACTCGCTCGCCTACCGCTTCGACATCGTGCTGCGTGGCCAGCGCTCCACCTATTTCGAAAATCGTCCCGAAGGGAACTGA
- a CDS encoding LysR family transcriptional regulator, which yields MNCMREIDHLALDGHALELFLAVLEEGSVTAAATRLGLTQSAVSHGLNKLRRIARNPLFAKSGRGIVATSHAQALAAKARALIDEMRSFAGGVTFEPKLAQLSLTVAANDFQRDLLLPRFFDHVAAQVKSLNLRVIPSQSPTPAMLRENRCDLLITPLPPSGVDIVQKRLLRDHYVCYYDPKARPAPAGRSAYLAARHVTVVYTDNERLDFDRRLAANGFHRDIAISVPSFSGVPSFLRGSRMLASMPSLLASGVMHGFSQVPIPLASRTRTLAELPMFMVWHQRYQKDPAHRWIRAQLESVAVSAAAA from the coding sequence ATGAATTGCATGAGAGAAATCGATCATTTGGCGCTCGACGGCCACGCCCTCGAACTGTTCCTCGCCGTGCTGGAGGAAGGCTCGGTGACGGCGGCCGCCACCCGTCTCGGCCTGACGCAATCCGCGGTCAGCCACGGACTGAACAAGCTGCGGCGGATCGCCCGCAATCCGCTGTTCGCCAAATCCGGCCGCGGCATCGTCGCGACCTCCCACGCCCAGGCGCTGGCCGCCAAGGCGCGCGCGCTGATCGACGAGATGCGCAGCTTTGCCGGCGGCGTCACCTTCGAGCCGAAGCTCGCGCAGCTCTCGCTCACGGTCGCCGCCAATGATTTCCAGCGCGACCTCTTGCTGCCACGGTTCTTCGACCATGTCGCGGCGCAAGTGAAGAGCCTGAACCTGCGCGTGATCCCCTCGCAATCGCCCACGCCCGCGATGCTGCGCGAAAACCGCTGCGATCTCCTGATCACGCCGCTGCCGCCGTCCGGCGTCGACATCGTGCAGAAGCGCCTGCTGCGGGATCATTACGTCTGCTACTACGATCCCAAGGCGCGTCCCGCGCCTGCCGGCCGCAGCGCCTATCTCGCGGCGCGCCACGTCACTGTGGTCTATACCGACAATGAGCGGCTCGACTTCGACCGCCGGCTCGCGGCCAACGGCTTCCACCGCGACATCGCGATCTCGGTGCCGAGCTTCTCCGGCGTGCCGTCGTTCCTGCGCGGCTCGCGGATGCTGGCGAGCATGCCGAGCCTGCTGGCGTCCGGTGTCATGCACGGATTTTCACAGGTGCCAATTCCGCTGGCCTCGCGCACGCGGACGCTCGCCGAGCTGCCGATGTTCATGGTCTGGCACCAGCGCTATCAGAAGGATCCCGCGCACCGCTGGATCAGAGCCCAGCTCGAGAGCGTGGCGGTGTCGGCTGCGGCGGCTTGA
- a CDS encoding general secretion pathway protein GspN has translation MGGRGIALLTLAFVGIAGGLFGARARGAFDAGLEKTDPELPALKRLPPEDASPAETRPQGNPLWGVPIGSLAETIQRPIFTALRRPPSLTPAPIPGPAAAPEPVRQSAPQRPNLKLVGTISGGALRLGVFLDETSQQPTRLAVGENHNGWVLRAVSPSDARFESEDRAVTLLLRVEPDAHAPPKDGAAPREEPAALVPARHRRR, from the coding sequence ATGGGTGGCCGCGGCATCGCACTTTTGACGTTGGCATTTGTCGGCATTGCCGGCGGGCTGTTCGGCGCCCGCGCGCGCGGAGCGTTCGACGCCGGGCTTGAAAAGACTGATCCGGAATTGCCCGCCTTGAAGCGGCTTCCTCCCGAAGATGCGTCGCCCGCGGAGACGCGGCCGCAGGGCAATCCGCTCTGGGGCGTGCCGATCGGCTCGTTGGCCGAGACGATCCAGCGACCAATCTTCACCGCCCTCCGACGTCCGCCCTCGCTGACGCCGGCCCCTATCCCTGGACCCGCGGCAGCGCCCGAACCCGTGAGGCAGAGCGCGCCGCAACGGCCGAACCTCAAATTGGTCGGGACGATCTCCGGCGGCGCGCTTCGTCTCGGCGTCTTTCTCGACGAAACATCGCAACAGCCCACGCGCCTTGCGGTTGGAGAAAACCACAACGGCTGGGTTTTGCGCGCAGTGAGCCCAAGTGACGCCCGCTTCGAAAGCGAAGATCGGGCGGTCACGCTTCTGTTGCGCGTCGAGCCAGACGCACACGCGCCGCCCAAAGATGGCGCGGCTCCGCGCGAGGAGCCTGCCGCGCTCGTTCCCGCGCGGCACCGCAGGCGCTGA
- a CDS encoding helix-turn-helix transcriptional regulator, producing MGEDEKLRELIGCIYDCAVAPANWSATLKQVVAYIGGEAAAISTQSPYRRQFHLISQWGISPDFQRSMTESTAINPMISMGWLVGIDEPFSGEDALGRENYLKSRFYNEVIAPSGYYDTALTVLTRKVDHFSSLSVPCERPISDVILERLRIVAPHVRRAVGIAELLDVPSQQSNTLSAAFDLLRIGVILVDGRSRIVHANSAGRRLLDQRNAIRRDGDCLACCDPRTNAELMRTIERVTLGDAIESVRPAAVLPIGRADGGDLAAWILPLDGRVRGDLAASSGASVAVFIQSLGDVQALPDELFEKRFGISPAECRVLAMLTQGMTVKETAIVLGISEPTTRTHLQKLLQKTGTDRQATLIRLAMTAFAPAEPVVREKAGRAD from the coding sequence ATGGGCGAGGACGAAAAGTTGCGAGAGCTGATAGGATGTATTTACGATTGTGCTGTCGCGCCGGCGAACTGGTCGGCGACGCTGAAACAGGTGGTCGCTTATATAGGCGGCGAAGCAGCTGCGATCTCGACGCAAAGTCCCTACAGGCGACAGTTTCACCTGATCTCGCAATGGGGGATTAGCCCGGATTTTCAGAGGAGTATGACGGAGAGCACCGCGATCAACCCGATGATATCGATGGGTTGGCTGGTCGGCATCGACGAACCCTTCTCCGGCGAGGACGCTCTTGGGCGGGAGAATTATCTGAAGAGCCGGTTCTATAATGAGGTGATCGCGCCGAGCGGCTACTACGATACCGCATTGACCGTTCTCACACGCAAGGTGGATCACTTCAGCAGCCTGTCGGTGCCGTGCGAGCGTCCGATCTCCGATGTCATACTGGAACGGCTGCGTATCGTTGCTCCGCATGTCCGGCGCGCCGTGGGCATTGCAGAGCTGCTCGACGTGCCGTCGCAACAGAGCAATACGTTGTCCGCGGCGTTCGACCTGCTCAGGATCGGTGTCATCCTGGTGGATGGCAGATCCCGCATTGTTCATGCCAATTCTGCCGGCCGCCGGCTCCTTGATCAGCGTAATGCGATAAGACGCGACGGCGACTGCCTTGCGTGCTGCGATCCCCGGACGAACGCCGAACTGATGCGGACGATCGAGCGCGTGACGCTTGGGGATGCGATCGAGTCTGTCCGGCCGGCAGCGGTGCTTCCGATTGGCCGGGCGGATGGTGGCGACCTCGCTGCCTGGATCCTGCCGCTCGACGGGCGGGTGCGCGGCGACCTCGCGGCTTCTTCAGGCGCATCGGTTGCGGTGTTTATTCAATCGCTTGGCGATGTGCAGGCGTTGCCGGACGAATTGTTCGAGAAACGGTTTGGAATTTCTCCCGCTGAGTGCCGGGTGCTCGCCATGTTGACTCAGGGAATGACCGTGAAGGAGACGGCAATTGTGCTCGGCATTTCCGAGCCGACGACGCGAACCCATCTGCAAAAGCTCTTGCAGAAAACCGGTACTGACCGTCAGGCGACACTGATCAGGCTTGCCATGACAGCGTTCGCCCCCGCCGAGCCGGTCGTGCGTGAGAAAGCGGGGCGCGCAGACTAG
- the pcaG gene encoding protocatechuate 3,4-dioxygenase subunit alpha, giving the protein MPQPLNYLKETASQTAGPYVHIGLIPAMAGFDIFEKNFSNVLVTPNTKGERITLEGWVIDGSGTPLRDVLLEIWQANAAGRYSHPADRSAGALDQEFRGWGRAGSDFETGLVTFETIKPGAIIDTAGRRCAPYVNIWIVARGINIGLNTRLYFSDEEAANAADPVLNLVEPPARRKTLIATRGERAGKIVYSFTINLQGPDETVFFDV; this is encoded by the coding sequence ATGCCGCAGCCGCTCAACTATCTCAAGGAAACCGCGTCGCAGACCGCCGGGCCCTACGTCCATATCGGCCTGATCCCGGCGATGGCCGGCTTCGACATCTTCGAGAAGAATTTTTCCAACGTGCTGGTGACGCCGAACACCAAGGGCGAGCGCATCACACTTGAAGGCTGGGTGATCGACGGCAGCGGCACGCCGCTGCGCGACGTGCTGCTCGAGATCTGGCAGGCCAATGCGGCCGGCCGCTACAGCCATCCGGCCGATCGCTCGGCTGGCGCGCTGGACCAGGAGTTTCGCGGCTGGGGCCGCGCAGGCTCGGATTTCGAGACCGGGCTGGTGACGTTCGAGACCATCAAGCCTGGCGCGATCATCGACACGGCTGGCCGGAGATGTGCGCCTTATGTCAACATCTGGATCGTCGCGCGCGGCATCAATATCGGCCTCAACACCCGGCTCTATTTCTCCGACGAGGAAGCCGCCAACGCGGCCGATCCCGTGCTCAATTTGGTCGAGCCGCCGGCGCGTCGCAAGACGCTGATCGCCACTCGCGGCGAGCGGGCCGGCAAGATCGTGTATTCCTTCACGATCAATTTGCAGGGGCCGGACGAGACGGTGTTCTTCGACGTCTAG
- a CDS encoding GlxA family transcriptional regulator: MPKTPRFSPSSGSRAAQAGSTRVIEVLAYPSVQLLDVTGPLQVFATANEQIVEAGGTPPYALRVVAKDRTQVAASSGLEITTEPLPRSSSALDTLLVAGGPGVDLAASDPALLDWLRQRAKKARRVASVCTGAFLLGASGALDGRRAVTHWSYCADLARRFPAIRVEADPIFVRDGAIWTSAGVTAGIDLALALVEEDLGRTTALAVARYLVVFLKRPGGQAQFSEALSLQSAEDEFGALHDWINKHLAGDLSLSRLAHQAGMSERSFSRHYAKATGLTPLRAIERLRVEAARRMLSETRLPAKRISQRCGFGSEETMRRSFLRVLATSPQDYRRRFGS; the protein is encoded by the coding sequence ATGCCAAAGACCCCTCGTTTCTCGCCAAGTTCCGGTTCGCGTGCCGCGCAGGCCGGTTCAACCCGCGTGATCGAGGTGCTGGCCTATCCGTCGGTGCAGCTGCTCGACGTCACGGGACCGCTCCAGGTGTTTGCGACCGCGAACGAGCAGATCGTGGAGGCCGGGGGGACGCCGCCTTATGCCCTTCGCGTGGTGGCAAAAGATCGCACGCAGGTGGCGGCGTCGTCGGGATTGGAAATCACGACGGAGCCGCTGCCGCGCAGTTCCAGCGCGCTGGATACGCTGCTGGTCGCGGGCGGTCCGGGCGTTGACCTCGCAGCGTCGGATCCGGCGTTGCTGGATTGGTTGCGGCAACGCGCGAAGAAGGCGCGACGGGTTGCGTCGGTTTGCACGGGCGCATTCCTGCTCGGAGCATCAGGCGCGCTCGACGGGCGGCGCGCGGTGACCCATTGGTCCTACTGCGCCGATCTCGCGCGACGCTTCCCCGCCATACGCGTCGAGGCCGATCCGATCTTCGTGCGCGACGGGGCCATCTGGACCTCGGCCGGGGTCACTGCCGGCATCGACCTGGCGCTGGCCCTGGTGGAGGAGGATCTCGGCCGCACCACGGCGCTGGCGGTGGCGCGCTATCTCGTCGTCTTCCTCAAGCGGCCGGGCGGCCAGGCGCAGTTCAGCGAGGCGCTGTCGCTGCAATCGGCCGAGGACGAATTCGGCGCGCTGCACGACTGGATCAACAAGCATCTCGCCGGCGATCTCTCCCTGTCGCGACTGGCCCATCAGGCCGGCATGAGCGAGCGCAGCTTCAGCCGCCATTATGCCAAGGCCACCGGGCTGACACCGCTGCGTGCGATCGAGCGGCTGCGGGTCGAGGCGGCCCGGCGGATGCTGTCGGAAACGCGCCTGCCGGCGAAGCGGATCTCCCAGCGCTGCGGCTTCGGCTCCGAGGAAACCATGCGCCGCAGCTTCCTTCGCGTGCTCGCCACTTCACCGCAGGACTATCGCCGCCGCTTCGGTTCCTGA
- the pncB gene encoding nicotinate phosphoribosyltransferase — MTVTDIASRTYNHSWRLDPIIRSLLDTDFYKLLMLQMIREAYPDQQVTFSVINRSRHVRLAEIIDEGELRAQLDHARTIRFGKKELIWLAGNTFYGKTHMFSADFIRWLAEFRLPEYELHKVDGQYELHFHGPWTHTTMWEIPALAILNELRSRAAMKGRGRFELDVLFARAKAKLWTKVERLRKLENLRLSDFGTRRRHGFLWQRWCVEAVKEGLGSSFIGTSNVLLAMDNDLEAIGTNAHELPMVAAALAKDDEELRWAPYRVLDQWRQTYGGNLLIALPDAFGTKAFLRDAPEWVADWTGFRPDSAPPIQAGEEIMAWWEKKGRNPREKLLVFSDAMDVGSIEETYHHFTGRVRLSFGWGTNLTNDFVGCAPDGSFNLDPISLVCKVSSVDGHPAVKLSDNPEKATGMQTEIERYLRVFGDAGRVRKPVLV; from the coding sequence ATGACAGTGACCGATATTGCGAGCCGGACCTACAATCACAGCTGGCGGCTGGATCCCATCATCCGCAGCCTGCTCGACACCGACTTTTACAAGCTATTGATGTTACAAATGATTCGGGAGGCCTACCCGGATCAGCAGGTGACCTTCTCGGTCATCAACCGCTCGCGCCATGTGCGGCTCGCCGAGATCATCGACGAGGGCGAGCTGCGCGCCCAGCTCGACCATGCCCGCACCATCCGCTTCGGCAAGAAGGAGCTGATCTGGCTTGCCGGTAACACCTTCTACGGCAAGACCCACATGTTCTCGGCGGACTTCATCCGCTGGCTCGCCGAATTCCGCCTGCCCGAATACGAGCTGCACAAGGTCGACGGCCAGTACGAATTACACTTCCACGGTCCCTGGACCCACACCACGATGTGGGAGATCCCGGCGCTTGCCATCCTCAACGAATTACGCTCGCGCGCGGCGATGAAGGGCCGCGGCCGCTTCGAGCTCGACGTGCTGTTTGCCCGTGCCAAGGCCAAGCTGTGGACCAAGGTGGAGCGGCTGCGCAAGCTCGAGAATTTGCGGCTGTCCGATTTCGGCACTCGCCGCCGCCACGGTTTTCTCTGGCAGCGCTGGTGCGTCGAAGCCGTGAAGGAAGGCCTGGGTTCGTCGTTCATCGGCACCTCCAACGTGCTGCTCGCGATGGACAACGATCTCGAAGCGATCGGCACCAATGCGCATGAGCTGCCGATGGTGGCCGCTGCGCTGGCCAAGGACGATGAGGAATTGCGCTGGGCGCCCTATCGCGTCCTCGACCAGTGGCGCCAGACCTATGGCGGCAACCTCCTGATCGCGCTGCCCGACGCCTTCGGCACCAAGGCCTTTTTGCGCGATGCGCCGGAATGGGTCGCCGACTGGACCGGCTTCCGTCCCGACAGCGCGCCGCCGATCCAGGCCGGCGAGGAGATCATGGCCTGGTGGGAAAAGAAGGGCCGCAATCCCCGGGAAAAGCTGCTGGTGTTCTCCGACGCGATGGATGTCGGCTCGATCGAGGAGACCTATCACCACTTCACAGGCCGCGTGCGGCTCTCGTTCGGCTGGGGCACCAACCTCACCAATGATTTCGTCGGCTGCGCGCCGGACGGCTCGTTCAATCTCGATCCTATCTCGCTGGTCTGCAAGGTGTCGTCGGTCGACGGGCATCCGGCCGTCAAGCTCTCCGACAATCCGGAGAAGGCGACCGGCATGCAAACCGAGATCGAGCGCTATCTGCGGGTGTTCGGCGACGCCGGCCGCGTGCGCAAGCCGGTGCTGGTCTAG